The following coding sequences are from one Leptolyngbya sp. NIES-3755 window:
- a CDS encoding TraX family protein (similar to AA sequence:cyanobase_aa:Cyan7425_3013), translating to MIDQPHGHPMSLNNYQIKLLAAVLMLVDHIGTVFFPDLLIFRILGRFSFPLFILLLVEGEKHTRHFRQYCLRLLLLGIVSQPIYQFLFRSTLWNILFTLLLGLLCLRLVRRFPQWQLLIWIAGATIAQVLYLEYQAYGIVAIALIHRFRASASWWTEWIAFHLSLLIVAPGFVAFQFPATFAPFSLSLANHQQGRRAKWFYLFYPLHLFALWLLRYIQ from the coding sequence TTGATTGACCAGCCTCACGGGCACCCGATGTCCTTAAATAACTATCAAATCAAGCTATTGGCAGCAGTCTTGATGCTAGTCGATCATATCGGGACAGTCTTTTTTCCAGACCTATTGATTTTCCGCATTCTAGGACGCTTTAGCTTTCCGCTCTTTATCTTGTTACTGGTCGAGGGAGAAAAACATACCCGTCATTTTAGACAGTATTGCCTACGTTTATTGTTGCTGGGCATCGTGTCTCAGCCGATTTACCAATTTCTATTTCGCTCAACGCTATGGAACATTTTGTTTACATTGTTGCTGGGGTTGCTCTGTTTGCGGCTCGTGCGGCGATTTCCACAGTGGCAACTCCTGATTTGGATTGCGGGAGCGACGATCGCTCAGGTGCTATACCTGGAGTACCAAGCTTATGGCATCGTCGCGATCGCCCTGATTCATCGTTTTCGAGCAAGTGCTTCCTGGTGGACTGAATGGATCGCCTTTCACCTGAGTTTGCTGATCGTTGCTCCAGGGTTTGTCGCCTTTCAGTTTCCCGCTACCTTTGCGCCGTTCTCACTGTCTCTCGCAAATCATCAGCAAGGACGGAGAGCAAAATGGTTTTATTTGTTCTACCCCTTGCATTTGTTCGCGTTGTGGCTCCTGCGTTACATTCAATGA
- a CDS encoding hypothetical protein (similar to AA sequence:cyanobase_aa:MAE04390) — protein MQTTAQAIRCFELCCDLTSKYRTIDLVRFDRRTSNIVILSGEEINIEIEPNGEWDFV, from the coding sequence ATGCAGACGACAGCGCAGGCGATTCGATGTTTTGAACTTTGTTGCGATTTGACCAGTAAATATCGCACGATCGATTTAGTCAGATTTGATAGACGAACTAGCAATATCGTCATCTTGTCCGGCGAGGAGATTAATATTGAAATTGAGCCAAATGGAGAATGGGATTTTGTATGA
- a CDS encoding hypothetical protein (similar to AA sequence:cyanobase_aa:Ava_1594) — MLLTITTTHSPATDLGYLLGKHPDRFQPFELSFGRAQVFYPIATSECCTVALLLEVDPVRLVRGQATTLEQYVNDRPYVASSFLSVAIAQVFRSALSGQCKDRPDLAMQEIPLQVKISVLPCRGGKDFLQRLFEPLGYRVKAVQHPLDEQFPEWGNSAYYSVELTATTTLSILLSHLYVLIPVLDEDKHYWVGEEEVEKLLRHGEGWLSEHPEKTQIAQRYLKRRRSLTQAALAQLETEEDTESDTEIAIEKPISLNQVRYETIIAQLKQCQAKRVIDLGCGEGKLIIQFAKDSFFEQIAGMDVSSRSLLIVQEKLERLPTFQKQKVQVFQGALTYRDRRFENYDAATLIEVIEHLDESRLAALERAVFEFAHPSIVLLTTPNREYNIKFENLAIGKFRHSDHRFEWTREEFQTWATQIAQRFDYTVSFADIGTSDATVGAPTQLAIFERSDR, encoded by the coding sequence ATGCTGTTGACGATCACCACAACTCATTCTCCTGCAACCGATTTGGGATATTTGCTCGGCAAGCATCCAGATCGCTTTCAACCGTTTGAGCTTTCTTTCGGACGGGCACAGGTTTTTTATCCGATCGCGACTTCTGAATGCTGTACAGTGGCGCTATTGCTCGAAGTCGATCCGGTTCGGTTAGTGCGAGGGCAAGCAACGACATTAGAACAATATGTCAACGATCGTCCGTATGTAGCTTCGTCGTTTTTGAGTGTTGCGATCGCTCAAGTGTTCCGCTCTGCTTTATCCGGTCAATGCAAAGATCGTCCTGATCTCGCTATGCAGGAAATTCCGCTTCAGGTAAAGATTTCGGTGCTGCCTTGTCGCGGTGGCAAAGACTTTTTGCAACGATTATTCGAGCCACTGGGATATAGAGTAAAGGCAGTACAACATCCACTCGATGAACAGTTTCCAGAATGGGGCAATAGTGCTTATTACAGCGTGGAATTGACCGCAACCACAACACTTTCAATATTGCTGAGTCATTTGTATGTGTTAATTCCAGTACTCGATGAAGATAAACACTATTGGGTTGGTGAAGAAGAAGTTGAAAAACTATTGCGGCATGGGGAAGGATGGCTCAGCGAACATCCTGAGAAGACACAGATTGCACAGCGATATTTGAAACGTAGACGATCGCTAACTCAAGCAGCTTTGGCACAATTGGAAACCGAAGAAGATACTGAATCTGATACAGAAATTGCAATTGAGAAACCTATCAGTCTCAATCAAGTTCGGTATGAAACAATTATTGCTCAACTTAAACAATGTCAAGCGAAACGAGTGATTGATCTTGGATGCGGCGAAGGAAAGTTGATCATTCAATTCGCGAAAGATTCGTTCTTTGAGCAAATCGCAGGCATGGATGTTTCTAGTCGATCGCTCTTGATCGTTCAAGAAAAATTAGAACGACTTCCCACTTTTCAAAAGCAGAAGGTTCAAGTCTTTCAGGGCGCATTGACTTATCGCGATCGACGATTTGAGAACTATGATGCAGCAACCTTGATCGAAGTCATTGAACACCTTGACGAATCGCGACTGGCTGCATTAGAACGAGCGGTGTTTGAGTTTGCTCATCCGTCGATTGTTTTATTAACGACTCCGAATCGAGAATACAACATCAAATTTGAGAATTTAGCGATCGGGAAGTTTCGTCACTCGGATCATCGATTTGAATGGACACGCGAAGAGTTCCAAACTTGGGCGACTCAGATTGCTCAACGCTTTGATTACACAGTCAGTTTTGCTGACATAGGCACATCAGATGCAACTGTAGGCGCACCCACACAACTCGCAATCTTTGAGCGGAGCGATCGATGA
- a CDS encoding thioredoxin (similar to AA sequence:cyanobase_aa:LBDG_57550), whose protein sequence is MLEFRQMKQRQGFSGMSATAQVTDSSFDQEVLQSEVPVLVDFWAPWCGPCRMVAPVVDEIAAQYEGKVKVVKLNTDENPGVASKYGIRSIPTLMIFKGGQRVDMVVGAVPKTTLSNTLEKHL, encoded by the coding sequence ATGTTAGAATTTCGTCAAATGAAACAAAGGCAAGGATTTTCAGGAATGTCAGCAACCGCACAAGTTACGGATTCTTCGTTTGACCAGGAAGTGCTTCAGAGTGAAGTCCCCGTCCTCGTGGATTTCTGGGCACCTTGGTGTGGTCCCTGTCGGATGGTTGCGCCTGTCGTCGATGAGATTGCAGCGCAGTACGAAGGTAAGGTCAAAGTGGTCAAACTCAACACCGATGAAAATCCAGGTGTCGCAAGTAAGTACGGAATTCGCAGTATCCCCACACTGATGATTTTTAAAGGCGGTCAGCGCGTGGATATGGTCGTTGGTGCTGTACCCAAAACCACCCTTTCTAATACGCTCGAAAAGCATCTTTAA
- a CDS encoding short chain dehydrogenase/reductase family oxidoreductase (similar to AA sequence:cyanobase_aa:Npun_F0611) → MDISPEQLENCLQVLQQIADDPTLIDHHDRFKSLIAKIHKQGRKQSRQTQHRIHQSEDRATKESCLIVQLVQPMIEGAVSKAKQLNLPISCYICKTPYTQVHFFYHLLCPTCAEFNYQKRFQQTNLTGRTALVTGGRIKIGYQTVLRLLRDRARVIVTTRFPRDCANRYQLEPDFEQWRDRLEIYGLDLRNLSAVEGFIEQLLQTKSSIDILINNAAQTIKRPLAFYQHLLEEQSERVPLLEAQESSSLLNSYFPPQMFDRDGQPLDLRPTNSWLLKLDQVSTIELLEVQLVNAIAPFLLNSKLKPLLQRSPFDRRFIINVSAMEGQFNRINKTPFHPHTNMAKAALNMMTRTAASDYAEDNIFMNSVDTGWITNENPYPKRTNIEQKRGFYPPLDIIDGMARIYDPIVQGINSATPQFGHFLKDYVPHPW, encoded by the coding sequence ATGGACATTTCGCCAGAACAGTTAGAAAATTGCCTTCAAGTTCTACAGCAGATTGCGGATGATCCGACTTTGATCGACCATCATGATCGTTTCAAAAGCTTGATCGCGAAGATTCATAAGCAAGGTCGTAAACAGTCTCGCCAAACTCAGCATCGTATTCACCAGTCTGAAGATCGTGCTACAAAAGAATCTTGCTTAATCGTTCAATTGGTACAACCTATGATTGAGGGAGCCGTATCAAAAGCAAAACAGTTAAACTTGCCTATCTCTTGCTATATCTGCAAAACACCTTACACACAAGTACATTTCTTTTATCATTTACTTTGTCCGACTTGTGCTGAGTTTAACTATCAAAAACGGTTTCAACAAACTAACTTAACAGGGCGAACTGCCTTAGTCACCGGTGGACGGATCAAAATAGGCTATCAAACCGTTTTGCGATTGTTACGCGATCGAGCACGAGTGATTGTAACGACCCGCTTTCCTCGTGATTGTGCAAATCGTTATCAGTTAGAACCAGACTTTGAGCAATGGCGCGATCGCTTAGAGATTTATGGACTCGATTTACGCAATCTCAGCGCTGTTGAAGGCTTTATTGAGCAATTACTACAGACAAAATCCTCGATCGACATTTTGATCAACAATGCGGCTCAAACCATCAAACGTCCTCTTGCGTTTTATCAGCATCTTTTAGAAGAACAATCAGAGAGGGTTCCTCTTCTCGAAGCACAAGAAAGTTCGTCTCTGCTCAACTCTTATTTTCCGCCACAAATGTTCGATCGAGATGGACAACCCTTAGATTTACGCCCAACGAATAGTTGGTTACTCAAGTTAGATCAAGTTAGCACGATCGAGCTTTTAGAGGTTCAACTTGTGAATGCGATCGCGCCCTTTCTTCTCAATAGCAAACTCAAACCACTCTTACAGCGATCGCCCTTCGATCGACGCTTTATCATCAATGTTTCAGCAATGGAAGGGCAATTTAACCGCATCAATAAAACGCCATTCCATCCGCATACGAATATGGCAAAAGCAGCACTCAATATGATGACTCGTACCGCTGCAAGTGACTATGCAGAAGATAACATTTTTATGAATAGTGTCGATACAGGTTGGATTACCAACGAGAATCCTTATCCTAAGAGAACGAACATTGAGCAAAAGCGAGGATTTTATCCGCCACTCGACATCATTGATGGCATGGCAAGAATCTATGATCCGATCGTTCAAGGTATCAATTCAGCAACACCGCAATTTGGTCATTTTCTCAAAGATTATGTTCCTCATCCCTGGTAA
- a CDS encoding inosine-5'-monophosphate dehydrogenase guaB (similar to AA sequence:cyanobase_aa:LBDG_04260), protein MDIQIGRGKTARRAYGFDEIALSPGQRTLDPKLADTRWTIGGIDREIPIIASAMDGVVDVEMAVKLSQLGALGVLNLEGIQTRYEDPNPILDRIAAVGTTEFVPLMQELYSQPIKPELIEQRIKEIKSQGGIAAVSATPAGASQFGQIAAKAGADLFFIQATVVSTAHLSPESVSPLDLAKFCEEMPIPVILGNCVTYEVTLNLMKAGAAAVLVGIGPGAACTSRGVLGVGVPQATAVADCAAARDDFYRETGTYIPVIADGGLITGGDICKCIACGADAVMIGSPFARAKEAPGRGFHWGMATPSPVLPRGTRIRVGTTGTLEQILRGPAQLDDGTHNLLGALQTSMGTLGAKDIKEMQQVDVVIAPSLLTEGKVYQKAQQLGMGK, encoded by the coding sequence GTGGATATTCAAATCGGCAGGGGCAAAACGGCTCGAAGAGCTTATGGATTCGACGAAATTGCGCTCTCTCCAGGACAGCGGACACTCGATCCGAAACTGGCAGATACGCGCTGGACAATCGGTGGCATCGATCGCGAAATTCCGATCATCGCATCAGCAATGGATGGCGTGGTCGATGTGGAGATGGCAGTGAAGCTCTCGCAGTTGGGAGCCTTGGGAGTGCTGAATTTAGAAGGGATTCAAACTCGTTACGAAGATCCGAATCCGATTCTCGATCGTATTGCAGCAGTCGGGACGACTGAATTTGTGCCGTTGATGCAGGAACTCTATTCGCAACCGATCAAGCCAGAATTGATCGAGCAGCGGATCAAAGAAATTAAATCTCAAGGTGGAATTGCGGCGGTGAGTGCGACTCCGGCAGGGGCAAGTCAGTTTGGACAAATTGCCGCGAAAGCAGGTGCAGACTTGTTCTTTATTCAAGCGACTGTTGTTTCGACCGCACATTTGTCACCGGAATCCGTTTCTCCTCTAGATTTGGCGAAATTCTGTGAAGAGATGCCGATTCCCGTCATTCTTGGAAACTGTGTCACGTATGAAGTGACCTTGAATTTGATGAAAGCGGGAGCCGCTGCGGTTCTGGTTGGAATTGGACCGGGTGCAGCTTGTACGTCTAGAGGAGTTCTGGGCGTAGGGGTTCCACAAGCGACTGCGGTGGCGGATTGTGCGGCAGCCCGTGATGATTTCTATCGTGAAACTGGCACATACATTCCTGTGATCGCAGATGGGGGATTGATTACAGGGGGCGACATTTGTAAATGTATTGCCTGCGGTGCGGATGCGGTGATGATTGGATCGCCGTTTGCGCGGGCAAAAGAAGCTCCTGGACGGGGATTTCACTGGGGAATGGCAACACCTAGCCCTGTGTTACCGAGAGGAACCCGGATTCGAGTGGGAACGACTGGAACTCTGGAACAAATCTTGCGCGGACCTGCTCAATTAGATGATGGAACGCATAACTTATTAGGTGCGTTGCAAACGAGCATGGGAACTTTGGGTGCGAAAGATATCAAAGAAATGCAGCAAGTCGATGTCGTGATTGCTCCATCTTTGTTAACTGAAGGCAAGGTCTACCAGAAAGCGCAACAGCTTGGAATGGGTAAGTAG
- a CDS encoding hypothetical protein (similar to AA sequence:cyanobase_aa:cce_0721), translating to MVRKDQTRKRNGSVNIQNNGGGLRLRWNYAGKLYCLTLGLKADDSHHRRLAEAKASEIEVDILYERFDPTLVKYDPRRRMIKLIPVEEKSDLCSIDLPELWQKYIQYKTPLVEETTIRTHYRRVSSHIDKLPYKKLSEALEIRQHLLENHSLKTTKFLLMEIQAACSWAVKRRIIDHSPFAGMALEIEINEDEQEPDPFSSAARDQIIQAFADHPTYSFYRDFVWFLFFSGCRTSEAVALKWKHVDFKNWFITFSEAIVNVSSRKIQKGTKTGKTRKFPCNEQMKSFLIQRRRKSLQDREDDFLFPSLKGKAINTHTFSALCWKGASDRGTWRDGIVYRLEKDGLIDQYRSLYSTRHTFITLALYENVPIHQVAKWVGNSPEILLKHYAGQLPDTQVPEL from the coding sequence ATGGTACGGAAAGATCAAACCAGGAAGCGTAACGGATCGGTCAATATTCAAAATAATGGAGGAGGACTTCGACTGAGGTGGAATTATGCTGGAAAACTTTACTGTCTTACTCTTGGACTCAAAGCAGACGATTCTCATCACCGAAGATTAGCGGAAGCCAAAGCAAGTGAAATCGAAGTTGATATTCTTTACGAAAGATTTGATCCTACGTTGGTTAAGTATGATCCGCGCAGGAGAATGATCAAGCTTATTCCTGTTGAAGAGAAGTCAGATTTATGCTCGATTGACCTACCTGAACTGTGGCAAAAGTACATACAGTACAAAACTCCTTTAGTGGAAGAAACCACGATCAGAACTCACTATAGGCGCGTCTCAAGCCATATCGATAAACTACCTTACAAGAAACTTTCTGAGGCGTTAGAGATCCGTCAGCATCTTCTGGAGAATCACAGCTTAAAGACGACAAAGTTCCTTTTAATGGAGATCCAAGCCGCTTGTAGTTGGGCTGTTAAGCGCAGAATCATCGATCATTCTCCCTTTGCAGGTATGGCTTTAGAGATTGAGATTAACGAGGATGAACAAGAACCTGATCCTTTTTCTTCTGCGGCAAGGGATCAGATTATTCAAGCTTTTGCTGACCATCCGACTTACAGCTTCTACAGAGATTTTGTTTGGTTCTTATTCTTCTCAGGTTGTCGGACTTCGGAAGCTGTTGCTTTGAAATGGAAGCACGTTGATTTTAAGAACTGGTTTATTACCTTCTCTGAAGCAATTGTGAATGTTAGCAGCAGGAAAATTCAAAAAGGCACTAAGACAGGTAAAACTCGTAAGTTTCCTTGTAATGAGCAAATGAAATCGTTTCTGATTCAGAGGAGGAGAAAGTCTCTCCAGGATCGAGAGGATGATTTTCTATTCCCAAGTTTAAAAGGCAAAGCGATTAACACCCATACCTTTTCTGCCTTGTGCTGGAAAGGAGCTTCAGATCGAGGAACTTGGCGGGACGGTATTGTTTACCGACTTGAAAAAGACGGTTTAATCGATCAATATCGGAGTCTCTATTCGACGCGACACACCTTTATCACTCTCGCGCTTTACGAAAATGTTCCGATACATCAGGTGGCTAAATGGGTTGGAAACAGTCCTGAGATATTGCTGAAGCATTACGCTGGTCAACTACCTGATACGCAAGTTCCCGAACTATGA
- a CDS encoding NADPH-dependent FMN reductase (similar to AA sequence:cyanobase_aa:LBDG_56060), whose protein sequence is MSFKTIVFYGSYRRDRQGIKAARFMIEQLKQRNHQVIFADAQAYDFGILDRMYKEYDQAPEKMEDLANHIKTADGFVVVAGEYNHSIQPGLSNLMDHYLEEYYFRPAGIVSYSTGGFGGVRAAIQLRAFLTEMGMPTISTLFSIAKIGDALNEVGIPQDAALTKRATQFLDELEWYEEALQRQRQEKGTPF, encoded by the coding sequence ATGAGCTTCAAAACAATCGTCTTCTATGGTTCGTACCGTCGCGATCGCCAAGGTATTAAAGCTGCCCGCTTCATGATTGAGCAACTTAAACAGAGAAATCATCAGGTGATTTTTGCTGATGCTCAAGCGTATGACTTCGGTATTCTCGATCGCATGTACAAAGAATACGATCAAGCTCCTGAAAAGATGGAAGATTTAGCAAATCACATCAAAACTGCTGATGGTTTTGTAGTAGTGGCTGGAGAATATAACCATTCGATTCAACCGGGTCTGAGCAATCTGATGGATCATTACTTGGAGGAGTACTATTTTCGTCCCGCAGGTATCGTTTCTTACTCAACCGGGGGATTTGGAGGGGTGAGAGCCGCTATTCAACTCCGGGCTTTTTTGACGGAAATGGGGATGCCAACCATTTCTACTCTCTTTTCGATCGCAAAAATCGGGGATGCTTTGAATGAAGTAGGAATTCCTCAAGATGCCGCATTAACCAAGAGAGCGACTCAATTTCTAGATGAATTAGAGTGGTATGAAGAAGCATTACAACGACAACGGCAAGAGAAAGGAACTCCGTTTTGA
- a CDS encoding hypothetical protein (hypothetical protein N9414_13717;~similar to AA sequence:cyanobase_aa:LBDG_57560) yields the protein MSLDPSPSVSSQPLPSMINVESLRSTLNDLLDQLPTMQHGALIAQALGLIARISGDEIDRLDWKILNASLQDMERAFTVFYPYRHVRKIAIFGSARIKPDTEEYQLAKEFAQSVTQQGYMVITGAGGGIMEAGNEGAGADKSFGLNIQLPFEQGANKFIQGDPKLIPFKYFFTRKIFFLKESDALAVFPGGFGTQDEAFECLTLTQTGKSAPVPLVLIDKPGGGYWDDWAEYIDKQLMKRGLISRDDPSLYTITDDLDVAIAAISSFYQVYHSSRYVGSQLVLRLKTELSDEGIEELNDRFKDILVTGKIEKTKPLAQEAQDESYQLPRLIMHFNQRDLGKLYQLIAAINMLGNPPPEVYAHPERK from the coding sequence ATGTCTCTTGACCCGTCTCCGTCCGTTTCGTCTCAACCTTTGCCTTCGATGATCAATGTTGAATCTTTACGATCGACGTTAAATGATCTGCTCGATCAGTTGCCAACGATGCAACACGGTGCGCTGATCGCTCAGGCATTGGGATTGATTGCCCGAATTTCTGGTGATGAGATCGATCGATTAGATTGGAAGATTCTGAATGCCTCGCTGCAAGATATGGAACGGGCATTCACGGTGTTTTATCCCTATCGCCATGTGCGGAAGATTGCCATTTTCGGTTCTGCTCGAATTAAGCCGGATACTGAGGAGTATCAGTTGGCGAAAGAATTTGCTCAATCTGTGACGCAGCAGGGTTACATGGTGATTACGGGTGCGGGTGGCGGCATCATGGAAGCAGGAAATGAGGGTGCAGGAGCGGATAAATCATTTGGCTTGAATATTCAATTGCCGTTTGAGCAAGGTGCAAATAAGTTTATTCAAGGCGATCCGAAACTGATTCCGTTCAAGTATTTCTTTACGCGAAAAATCTTCTTTCTCAAAGAAAGTGATGCACTAGCGGTGTTTCCGGGTGGATTTGGGACGCAGGATGAAGCGTTTGAATGTTTGACGCTGACCCAAACCGGAAAATCGGCTCCTGTTCCCTTAGTTTTAATCGATAAGCCAGGTGGAGGATATTGGGACGATTGGGCGGAATATATCGATAAGCAACTGATGAAACGTGGATTGATCAGTCGAGACGATCCGAGTTTGTATACGATTACCGATGATTTGGATGTGGCGATCGCCGCTATTTCAAGTTTCTATCAGGTGTATCACTCTAGCCGCTATGTCGGAAGTCAATTAGTGCTGCGATTGAAAACAGAATTGAGCGATGAAGGGATCGAGGAATTGAACGATCGCTTCAAAGACATTCTCGTAACAGGCAAAATCGAGAAAACGAAACCGCTAGCCCAAGAGGCGCAGGACGAATCCTATCAGCTACCCCGTTTGATCATGCACTTTAATCAGCGTGATTTAGGTAAGTTGTATCAGTTGATTGCAGCGATCAACATGCTGGGCAATCCTCCGCCAGAAGTTTACGCGCATCCAGAACGCAAATAA
- a CDS encoding metallophosphoesterase (similar to AA sequence:cyanobase_aa:Cyan7425_4542) codes for MKITIPELSLVTLIGASGSGKSTFAHQHFLPTEIISSDSCRGLVSDDETNQSATQDAFDVLYYIAAKRLNRGNLTVIDATNTQAADRKHLIRLAREYHCLPVAIVLNLPEQICRDRNRQRSDRQFGDHVIRRHVQNIRQSLRTLQKEGFRQVYVLNSLEQIESVEIDRQPLWNNKKHEQGPFDIIGDVHGCCDELEQLLQTLGYQLKEQTYYHPEGRKAIFLGDLVDRGDRILDTLNLVRNMVAAETALCVPGNHDYKLLRKLKGNKVTVNHGLDKTLAELEKLDEAELRSLQSFLDSLVSHYVLDSGRLVVAHAGMKQAYQGRGSATVREFALYGETTGEIDEFGLPVRYNWASDYRGDAIVVYGHTPVPEPVWLNGTIDIDTGCVFGGKLTALRYPEKELVSVAARQVYCEPVRPLIAESSLTLQQQDDDVLDIADVTGKRIISPKLHRPITIRPENAIAALEVMSRFAVDPKWLIYLPPTMSPVETSKEPGFLEHPTEALAYYRNQGIAQVICEEKHMGSRAIVIVCRSSKSAQKRFGVTDGRFGICYTRTGRPFFDNLQLETEFLERLRTKLAHIWDEFQTDWICLDCELMPWSVKAQQLLRQQYAPVGRAAQVGFTDAIALLEQAQSRGIEVPLQDYQARSQLAEQYRQAYRRYCWSVQSIDDLKLAPFHILATEGAVHTHRSHLWHLEQIARFADSELIIATDHLMVDTTDSQSVEAGVNWWLDRTQQGSEGMVVKPIEFLPQQRNIQPAVKCRGQEYLRIIYGAEYSRPENLERLRKRGLSAKRSLALREFALGIEALDRFVAREPLRRVHECTFGILALETEPIDPRL; via the coding sequence ATGAAAATTACCATTCCTGAACTATCTCTTGTCACTCTAATCGGTGCTTCTGGCTCTGGGAAATCGACCTTTGCTCACCAACACTTCTTACCGACTGAGATTATTTCGTCGGATAGCTGTCGAGGTTTAGTATCTGATGATGAAACTAATCAATCTGCGACTCAAGATGCTTTTGATGTCTTGTACTACATTGCTGCAAAGCGTTTGAATCGAGGCAATTTGACTGTCATTGATGCAACGAATACACAGGCAGCCGATCGCAAACATTTGATTCGGCTGGCGCGAGAGTATCATTGTCTTCCAGTTGCGATCGTGCTGAATTTGCCCGAACAAATTTGTCGCGATCGCAATCGTCAAAGAAGCGATCGACAATTCGGAGATCATGTGATTCGTCGGCATGTGCAGAACATTCGACAATCGCTCCGAACACTACAAAAAGAAGGGTTTCGGCAAGTTTATGTTCTCAATTCTCTAGAGCAAATTGAATCCGTTGAAATCGATCGCCAACCGTTGTGGAACAACAAGAAACACGAGCAAGGTCCGTTCGACATCATTGGCGATGTACATGGATGCTGCGATGAATTAGAACAATTGCTGCAAACCTTGGGCTATCAACTCAAAGAGCAAACCTACTATCATCCTGAAGGACGGAAAGCCATCTTTCTAGGGGATTTAGTCGATCGTGGCGATCGCATTCTTGATACGTTGAACTTAGTGCGGAACATGGTTGCAGCAGAAACGGCTCTTTGTGTTCCAGGAAACCATGACTATAAACTGTTACGGAAGCTCAAAGGAAATAAAGTTACGGTCAATCATGGGTTAGATAAAACCTTAGCAGAACTAGAAAAACTGGATGAAGCGGAACTACGATCGCTGCAATCATTTCTCGATTCCTTGGTAAGTCACTATGTTCTTGATAGTGGTCGTCTCGTGGTGGCTCATGCGGGAATGAAACAGGCTTATCAAGGACGGGGTTCTGCGACAGTTCGAGAATTTGCATTGTACGGGGAAACAACTGGAGAAATTGATGAATTTGGCTTACCTGTGCGATACAACTGGGCATCAGACTATCGTGGAGATGCGATCGTCGTTTATGGTCATACTCCCGTTCCTGAGCCAGTGTGGTTGAATGGCACGATCGACATTGATACTGGATGTGTGTTTGGTGGCAAACTCACTGCATTGCGCTATCCAGAAAAAGAATTAGTTTCAGTTGCAGCACGTCAGGTGTACTGTGAGCCAGTTCGTCCATTGATTGCTGAATCTTCGCTTACCCTTCAACAGCAAGACGATGATGTTTTAGACATTGCAGATGTCACTGGAAAGCGCATCATTTCACCCAAGTTGCATCGTCCGATTACCATTCGCCCGGAGAATGCGATCGCAGCTTTAGAAGTAATGAGTCGATTTGCAGTTGATCCAAAATGGTTAATCTATCTACCGCCTACAATGTCTCCGGTTGAAACTTCTAAAGAGCCTGGATTCTTAGAACATCCCACTGAAGCACTCGCATACTATCGCAATCAAGGAATTGCCCAAGTGATTTGCGAAGAGAAACACATGGGATCAAGAGCGATCGTCATCGTTTGTCGATCGTCTAAATCGGCTCAAAAACGTTTTGGTGTAACAGATGGTAGATTCGGTATTTGCTACACACGCACCGGGCGACCGTTCTTTGACAATCTTCAACTTGAAACAGAATTCTTAGAGCGGTTGAGAACAAAGCTTGCTCATATTTGGGATGAATTTCAAACCGATTGGATTTGTCTCGATTGTGAACTGATGCCTTGGTCGGTCAAAGCACAACAGCTTTTACGTCAACAATACGCGCCTGTGGGACGTGCGGCTCAAGTCGGATTCACCGATGCGATCGCACTTCTCGAACAAGCTCAATCACGCGGCATTGAAGTGCCCTTGCAGGACTATCAAGCACGATCACAGCTTGCCGAACAATACCGTCAGGCGTATCGTCGCTATTGTTGGTCTGTCCAATCGATCGACGATCTCAAACTTGCTCCCTTTCACATCCTTGCGACAGAAGGAGCCGTTCATACTCATCGATCGCATCTTTGGCATCTAGAGCAAATTGCTCGATTCGCAGACTCCGAGCTTATCATTGCAACTGATCATTTGATGGTTGATACCACTGATTCGCAAAGTGTGGAGGCTGGAGTTAATTGGTGGCTCGATCGTACTCAACAAGGCAGCGAGGGCATGGTCGTTAAACCGATCGAGTTTTTGCCACAACAACGGAACATTCAGCCTGCGGTGAAATGTCGTGGACAGGAATATTTACGAATTATCTATGGTGCAGAATATTCGCGACCTGAAAATCTAGAACGATTGCGAAAACGGGGATTATCTGCAAAGCGATCGCTGGCTCTACGCGAATTTGCCCTCGGAATCGAAGCACTCGATCGCTTTGTTGCCAGAGAACCGCTGCGTCGAGTGCATGAATGTACGTTTGGCATTCTAGCGCTAGAAACTGAACCGATTGATCCAAGACTTTAA